Proteins encoded together in one Lathyrus oleraceus cultivar Zhongwan6 chromosome 5, CAAS_Psat_ZW6_1.0, whole genome shotgun sequence window:
- the LOC127080662 gene encoding uncharacterized protein LOC127080662 — protein MEFLDEDVLDVTPLCVIPGDTPGPSSKAGDEQGTQFHNRIISRSSTGTKDIVRNFSVSIENDNLNSVPIENDNLDSVPIVDEVNNDDDADDDDDDNVDYDIFDPRNWDRLQPKLIDLLVVKGPKRDNSIVKGPRDRFLNVNNTSGQELFDVLQNELKELGLDLFDVRGQGYDNGSNMKGKHQGVQKRFLDINPRVFYTPCGCHSLNLALCDMTNSCIKAMIFFGVVQHIYTIFANSTKRWQILKDNVKGLTPKSLSSTRWESRVESVKAIRTQMLEFTEALLEVSENNLDPKIQNEVKSLATNELGDFEFLMAIIIWFEILSAINSVSKLLQEKDMLIDFAMQKIKGLISYFEGYRETGFYKVLINAKEIAVELNIAPIFPQRRIIKRKRQFDENLNIPSVELSEEESFMVNYFFYFVDQAVVSLNKRFEQHQEYESIFGFLFTSHKLQSLDDATLKSCCTNFEQALNHNEQSDIDGNEFFAELKLLREMLPEETIRPTDILLFLKGLDCFPNTVIAYRILLTIPVTVASAERSFSKLKLLKTYLRSTMSQERLNGLALIAIENDILETLKYEDLVDDFASKNVRRKALFM, from the exons atggagtttctagatgaagacgtgttggACGTTACTCCCCTTTGCGTGATACCAGGTGACACCCCAGGTCCCTCCTCCAAGGCTGGAGATGAGCAAG GAACACAATTTCACAACAGGATAATTAGTAGATCATCGACGGGCACAAAAGACATTGTGAGGAATTTCAG tgtgtccattgaaaatgataatcttAATAGTGTGCCcattgaaaatgataatcttgaTAGTGTGCCAATTGTTGATGAAGTTAATAATGATGATGATGccgatgatgatgatgatgataatgttgaTTATGATATATTTGATCCAAGAAATTGGGATCGTCTTCAACCTAAACTGATTGATTTATTAGTTGTGAAAGGTCCTAAAAGAGATAATTCTATTGTGAAGGGTCCTAGAGATA GATTTTTGAATGTGAATAATACAAGTGGTCAGGAGCTTTTTGATGTTTTACAAAATGAATTGAAAGAACTTGGTCTCGACCTATTTGACGTGAGAGGGCAAGGTTATGATAATGGGTCCAATATGAAGGGAAAACACCAAGGTGTGCAAAAGAGATTTTTAGACATAAATCCGAGAGTCTTTTATACTCCTTGTGGTTGTCATAGTCTTAATTTGGCATTGTGTGATATGACTAACTCTTGTATTAAAGCTATGATTTTTTTTGGAGTTGTTCAACACATTTATACAATTTTTGCCAATTCTACTAAGAGATGGCAAATTTTGAAAGATAACGTAAAAGGATTGACTCCAAAATCATTGTCATCCACTCGTTGGGAGAGTCGTGTAGAAAGTGTCAAAGCTATAAGAACTCAAATGTTAGAATTTACAGAAGCTTTGCTTGAAGTGTCAGAAAATAATCTTGATCCTAAAATACAAAATGAAGTTAAATCCTTAGCAACAAATGAGCTTGGTGATTTTGAGTTTTTGATGGCTATAATTATTTGGTTTGAAATATTATCTGCAATTAATTCTGTTAGCAAGCTTTTACAGGAAAAGGATATGCTTATTGATTTTGCTATGCAAAAAATTAAGGGATTGATTTCGTATTTTGAGGGATATAGAGAAACAGGTTTTTATAAGGTATTGATTAATGCTAAGGAAATTGCGGTGGAATTGAATATTGCCCCAATATTTCCTCAAAGGCGTATAATTAAAAGAAAAAGGCAATTTGATGAGAATTTGAATATCCCATCAGTCGAGCTATCAGAAGAAGAATCATTCATGgttaattattttttttattttgttgatCAAGCTGTTGTTTCTCTTAATAAGAGGTTTGAGCAACACCAAGAGTATGAAAGTATTTTTGGTTTCTTGTTTACTTCTCACAAGTTACAATCATTAGATGATGCAACTTTGAAGTCTTGTTGTACTAACTTTGAGCAAGCATTGAACCATAATGAGCAATCTGATATTGATGGGAATGAATTTTTTGCAGAGTTGAAGTTACTAAGAGAAATGTTGCCTGAAGAAACCATAAGACCTActgatatattattatttttaaaaggCTTGGATTGTTTTCCTAATACAGTTATTGCATATAGAATCTTATTGACTATTCCTGTGACAGTTGCTTCTGCAGAAAGAAGTTTTTCAAAATTGAAGTTGTTAAAGACTTACTTGCGGTCTACCATGTCACAAGAAAGACTTAATGGATTGGCATTAATAGCTATTGAAAATGATATTTTGGAGACATTAAAATATGAAGACTTAGTTGACGATTTTGCTTCAAAAAATGTCCGTAGGAAGGCTCTTTTTATGTAG